The Candidatus Bathyarchaeota archaeon region CCGAACCCACCGAGCGTTTGCTGGATTGCCTCAACAGAATCCGATCTAATGTTGACAGTTCGCTTTCGTTTCGCATGTCCTGTGCGCATGGAGTCTGCGGTTCGGATGGTTTAACCATAAATGGGCAACCTGCTTTGGCCTGCCAAAAACTCATTAAAGACTATGATTACAGCAAAGAAATAATGATTGAACCTCTTTTGGGTTTCAAAGTGGTTAAAGACCTGATTGTGGATTTTGAGCCCTTTTTTGAGCGGATCAAATCCGTAAATCCTCAATCGGTAGAAGTTGCCCCTTTTGTCCAGCCCGAAAAAGAGCGTATCCAAACAATCGAAGAACACAGCAACTACGCTGATTCATTAAAATGTGTCCTTTGCGGTTGCTGCTTTAGCGCCTGTCCAGTTGCCACAGTTGAAGACCCAGATTTTGTCGGTCCCGCCGCATCTTTGCGTTCGCAACGCTACCTATTTGACAGCAGAACCACCGACCGAAAAGAAAGATTGGAGCTTGCAGCTAAACCTCATGGTGTCACAGCCTGCAAAGGCTACTACAAGTGCACGCTTGTTTGTCCAAAGAAAATAAAGGTCACCCAAGCCATACTTAAGACCAAAAAACAAATTACACAAGAACAGCAACAAAGAGAGCAATAAGGCGACAGAGTTATGGCTACACGTAAAGAAGCTGACCCACTAGGCGAACGGTTAATCCCCAAAGACGCCTACTTTGGCATTCAAACGTTTAGGGCAACAGAAAACTTTCCTGTAAGCGGACTAAAAGCGCCCATCCAAATCATCAAAGCATACGTGCTTATCAAAAAAGCCGCCGCAACCGCTAACATGCAGGTGGGGTGGCTGGACGAAAAAATCGGCAAAGCTATCATAGCCGCCTGTGACGAAGTCCTCGACGGCAAACTCGTTGACCAATTTGTGGTGGATGTTTTTCAAGCGGGTGCGGGCACATCGTTTAACATGAACGTAAACGAGGTTCTGGCTAATCGGGCTCTGGAACTCTTGGGCAAAACTAAAGGTGACTACAAATCTATTAGCCCAAACGACCACGTTAACATGGCGCAATCCACCAACGATACATACCCAACCGCGCTGCATGTTTCGGTTTTGATGGCGCTTCAACCTCTGCTAAAAGCGCTCGACGAATTAGCCGCTGCTTTCGAGGAGTTAGGCAAAAAGAACGCGGACGTTTTGAAGTCAGGCAGGACACATTTACAGGATGCAGTTCCCGTAACGGTGGGGCAAGAGTTTTCTGCTTACGCTTCAGCCATCGCTCACGCTGCCGCTGAGTTGCGCAGGCGCCAAGAAAACCTCTACATGGTTGCTTTAGGCGGCACCGCCACGGGAACAGGCGCCAACAGCCACCCAAAATACAAGCGGCTTGCGGTAGCAGAACTCGCTAAACTTTCAGGGTTCCCCCTAAAACCCGCAGCAAACAACTTTGAAGCGCTCCAAAGCCACAGGGCTGCGCAAACGGTTTCCAGCGGCTTAAAAGAACTTGCTTTAGAACTTATCCGCATAGCTAACGATTTGCGGTTGCTTGCTTCTGGACCCACCACGGGTTTGAACGAAATTACTTTGCCGCCTGTGCAGCCTGGCTCATCGATTATGCCTGGCAAAGTTAACCCTGTGATGGCGGAGTGCCTAAACATGGTTGCTTTCCAAGTGGTTGGCTGTGACGCTGCGGTTTCTTTGGCGGTGCAAGCGGGGCAGTTGGAGCTTAACGTGATGACTCCTGCAATCGCCTACAACATGCTCTTTAGCATCCAAATCTTAAGCAACTATCTTCCAGCGTTCACCGAACGATGCGTCAGGGGTATAACTGTGGACGAGAAGCGATGCGAACAATACCTAGAGAAGAACCCTTCACTTGCCACTTTGCTTGCGCCCAAAATCGGCTACTTGGAAGCAGCAAAAATCGCAAAGCAAGCACAAGCCGAAAACCGCACCGTGAAAGAGGTCGCGCTCGAAAAGGGGCTGCCTAAAGCCGAGTTGGAGCGGATTTTTAGCCGCAAAAACCTCCTAAACGAACAATAACGACCTTTTTCATCCTGTTGCCCTTTTGGGTTCTATAACCCCATTATTTAGCGGCGCATACGAAATCGTATCCGCACCTGTTGGAAACCACGCGACGTCTCAGCAGCTACCTCCCCTCCCTTATATAAAGAACAAACGCGCTGCAAGAATACCCTTATTGGTAAAGTAACTCGATTGAAATTTGAAAGATGTTATTCCACCTGACACTAAGCTGAAGATTATCCCAACAAAACCCGAAGTTTGTTAGCTTTTCCGCTAAGTGCTCTTTCGCTCACAGTCAAAACCTTTCTAAAACATGAGTTACAATTATATCTCTTGCGTCATTGAGGTTACGCTTTGCTGTCAAACAGGAATGGGGCCTCTTAAGCTTATATCAGAGTTGTTCTCTAAAAAAATGTATTAACATATCCTTGTAAAAAGAACTATAACAAAATGTTCTGCAATTCAAAATTCATTCGATTTTATTCTTTAGTTTTTCTTTGTATTTGTCTACTTTATGTTTAATCTCCAACGTTGATGGCGTTTTTGCGCTGCTAAGTAAAAGTTGTTTTGTTATCTTAGCACAGGCTATGTTAAGTTTTTCCTCGTCAGGTAAAGATAAGTTCTCTCGAATACATTCATTTTGGACTTCTTGTTTGACAGTTTTAAAGACTAATAGAAATCTAAGTCCATCTTGGTTAAAATTGTCTGCGATCTTATCAATTACTGTTTTGTTAACCATGTTATCACTTTTTGCGTGTTTGCTCAGCAAGGAAATTACGTACGAAATCTACTTCCACGTCGGTTATTTTTTCAACCACTCGAGAAAAACAAGCTTTTACTTCTGGTTGCAAAGGTGCAGGGACTATTCTGCTTATCTGCGACCAAAAAATGTCTGTTTGGGCATCTGTAAGACAATCTTTCACTATATCAGTACCAATCACTTTTGCTAAACCATCGGGTCCTTTTTTGTCGTAAATACTATACAAATTAGAAATCAACGCCCAATTAGTCCACAAGAAATCAGCCGCGACGTATGCAGCATGTATTTCGTTAATTAAGGGTACTTGCCCAAGTGCATTAATGACGGTTGAAATTTTCAAGTTTTCCTTTTGCTGTAACATTTGCCTGTAATTTCTGGGTTGTACTGATAGTTCCCTAAGAACATTTTTACCTATTCTTGGGAGGTATTGTTTATTATATGAACCATATCCATACGAGTAGAAATGTCCACCAGTCTTTCTGTTTGTACGCCAACCTCCGCGTCGCATACTCTTATCCTAATTATCTATCTTAATAAAATTTTTTAAAAAGAAAGCGAGCGGGTTGTTAGATGAAACTAAAGAAAATAGCGAAAGCAGGAGGCGTATGATATTAATCAAATTGTAAAATAATTACTTTACAGTGGCGCCTTATTCTATTTGGGAATTGTGGGAACTTGATTTGTGGGTTGCAGTTACAAAAATGAGATGGAAATCAAAGCACTAATACTTCGCCGTCGCAATTTTGATATGTGAATGTTACACTTAGTCGTTAAGTTTCGGTGAAAAAACAAATGGTATTGTCTGCTGTTGATTTGAGAAAAGCTATCGAGCAGGGTTCGCTAGTAATTGACCCGTTGAGTAAGGACACGATTAGGGAGAATGGGGTTGATTTACGGTTTTCTGAGGAGATTGTCCGTTTACAGCCAACGGATAAGGTGCTGGATATTTCTGCGCCTTGCAGTGAGGGGTTGTATGTTAAGGAGAAAGTTACTGATTCATTTGTTTTAGGTAAGTACGAGAAGGTACTCGTCGCCACACTGGAGCGGGTAAAGTTGAGCAACGACTTCATGGCGTTCTGTCAACTTCGAAGCACCTTCTCAAGGGCAGGCGTCTCCATCCCCCCCACTGTGGTGGATGCAGGGTTCGAAGGTAACCTTACCATCCAAATTTCAGGTGGCCCCTTCCCCGTCAAAATCCCCACAAAAACGCGGTTCCTGCATTTGGTGTTTGCAGAACTCAAAACGCCGCTTGTGACGGGTTATGAGGGCAAGTATAAGCATGATAATGGTGTAGCGCCGCCTAAAAAAGACCGTTAGGAGCGCAGTACGTTTTTATCCGTATCCGTGCAGTGTGTGGTGAGGAATCGTGGACTTTACTTACCCTGCAAACGTTTGCTTCGAATGTAACGGTTGCGCGTTGTGCTGCGGCGACACAGACCATAAACTACGCCACATCCTGCTACTGGAAAGCGAGGCAGAGGAGATTTCGGCGGCTACTGGGCAACCCATCGAGGATTTCTGCAAAGACTCCAACGGCACGCAACCCTACATTTACGAGATGAAAAAATTTGAGGGGGACTGTGTTTTCCTAAAAGACCACAAATGCACCATCTATGAGCTTCGGCCGCTGATTTGCCGCTTCTACCCCTTCACATTAAAGTTCGATGCAGACAAAGACACCCACGTATTCACTGCGACTTCGGAATGCCCCATGATTGGGCAGGGCACACTGATGACACACAAAGATTTTGAAGCACTCTACAGGTTGGCTAAGCAGAGGCTGCCTTAAAGCTGTTTTAACACATCAGCCTTCTCGATAGATACACCGCAGTAATGGCACTTCAGCGAGAGAGGTTCTTCGTTTTTTACGTGGAATTTGGATGAGACGGGTTCGCCGCTGTTGCTTACGCAGCAGGGGTTAGTGCATTTTATGATGCCCTCGATGGTTTTGGGCAACTCCACTTCCTGCTTCGCCACAACCGCGTAGTCGTGGATGATGTTTATGGATGCATGCGGCGCCACCAACGCGATACGGTTGACTTCCTGCGCACTAAGAGCCATACCTTCGATTTTGATGATGTCTTTAACACCGAAGCGTTTGCTGGGAACATTAATCGCGATGGTCATGACACGTTTTTCTTGACCAGTGATTCCCAATATGCGCACAACGTCAAGCGCGTAGCCGCCTCGGATGTGGTCGATGACTGTGCCGTCTTTGATTTTAGTTACCCGCAGCTCCTTCTCACTCATAGCATCCCTGCAAGGCTATTGCTGGCGGGGCAAATAAGAATTATCTCCAAAAAACACAGGAAACTTTAGGAGCGCAGGTCAATCACGGTGGTGCCAGCGAACTTGTCAAAGTAACGCATAAACGCCTGATTCTTAATCCGCCACCCAATCAGCAAATCAAAAGGCAACAGCGGCAGCACTTTGCCAAAGTTGCGCACAGCCGCGTGGTCATAGCTCATTTTTTTGCCGTCGGTGCGAACCACTTTTAGACCGATGACGCGTTTGCCGATGCTTTGCCCGTTAAAGCCCTCAAGCAACGTGGAGTACAGCCACAGCAACCCGGTGGTGATGAAGATTATGGTGCTGATTTCGGCGCCGAGGCTAATCTCAGACAACGAAAGCAACTGGGGCAGAAGCGTAATCGCTAAAGTAATGGCGAAGATCAAAGCGAAATCGATGAGAAACGCGCTTGCCCGTTTCCTAAAACTGGAAAGCGGCAGCGAACTGGCTTTGCCCTGCACATCAGCGGCTTCCGCCCAGCCCTCCACGTCGTGGATAACTCGGACGGCACTTTCCCCTGCGCGGCTAAGCTTGTATTTGCCGCTGGGCGTCTGCTCGATGAAGGGCGATAGGGCACGGAGGTGGAAGCTGAGCTTCCCAGTATCGACCTTAAGCAGGTTAAGCAAGTCTGTGAAAGACGACTCGCCGTTGTTGCTTAAGTCCAACAGTATGTCTCTTCTCAGCGGGTGGGATAGAACTGAGAGGACTTTAGAGACGTTGTCCTGATTGACCGCCATACCCTAAAACCTACGGTTCACTGATTTTTCCTTTCTTTTTGCACGCTTATGCCCATAATTGGGTTTACTCCAATATAAGCCAAACTCTAAAAAACCCTTTAATCTTAAGCTAACTCTAACCTAGACAAAACAGCCTATTAAAGGATTCATACATGTCAAGCGCTGAGGTAGCCGTCAAGGTTTTCCGAGAGTTAGAAAGCGAAGACTTCCGAGTGCTCCATATAATCGAAGCCGCCATGGCTAAACGTGAATTCGTACCCACAGAACAAATCCACAAGTACTCCAAAGTCCCCCTCGACCGCATCACCTACACACTGGGCAAACTCAACAAACTCGGCTTAATCTACCAAACCAGAGGCGCCTACACAGGACACACACTAAACTATGCAGGTTACGACTGCTTAGCCATAAACGCACTGGTCAAAGCAGGAGTCATTTCCTCGTTTGGGCATTCGCTGGGAGTCGGCAAAGAAGCAGACGTCTACGACGCGCTTAGCCCCAGCGGCAACCGCATAGCCGTCAAATTCCACCGCCTAGGACGCATCAGCTTCCGCCAAACCCGACGAAAACGCGGCTACATCCGCGAACACTCCACGTGGCTGTTCCAGTCGCATCTGGCGGCGGAAAAAGAGTTTCAAGCCATGAAACTGGTCTACCAACACGGCGTCTCGGTGCCTGAGCCGCTTAGCCACAACCGCCACGTGATCGCCATGGGCATGATTGAAGGCGGGGAACTATCCAAATACAAAGACATAGGCGAAGGGGAAAAAGTTCTGCGCGAAATCTTACAGAACGTCAAAAAAGCCTACACAGAAGCCCACATCATCCACGCGGACTTGAGCGAATACAACATCATCCTGCAACCCGATGGGCATGTTTTGATAATCGACTGGCCTCAAGCAGTTAAAACTGACCACGCCAACGCTGCCGAGTTGCTGGAGCGGGATTTGAAGAATGTGCTTACTGTTTTTAGCCGAAAATTCAACATAGAATTAGCGCTAAAAGATGCCGTTGCATATGTGGTTGGGGAAGCGAAACGCTTGCCCGTTTAGTGCTTGTTTGCGTCTAAGATAATGTAGAGTATGTTGTTTCCTCGGAGAAGCACGTTACCGTAGTTGGTCATAAGTTGGTCTTCTTTGCATTCGGTAGCGCCTTCCAAGAGTATGTTCATGTGTCCGTCGCATTTAATCATTTTACCCTTGTATTCGTAGCCGCTTTTGAGAAC contains the following coding sequences:
- the sdhB gene encoding succinate dehydrogenase iron-sulfur subunit, yielding MQITLKVYRFNPQTSPQPHYDTFQIEAEPTERLLDCLNRIRSNVDSSLSFRMSCAHGVCGSDGLTINGQPALACQKLIKDYDYSKEIMIEPLLGFKVVKDLIVDFEPFFERIKSVNPQSVEVAPFVQPEKERIQTIEEHSNYADSLKCVLCGCCFSACPVATVEDPDFVGPAASLRSQRYLFDSRTTDRKERLELAAKPHGVTACKGYYKCTLVCPKKIKVTQAILKTKKQITQEQQQREQ
- a CDS encoding aspartate ammonia-lyase — encoded protein: MATRKEADPLGERLIPKDAYFGIQTFRATENFPVSGLKAPIQIIKAYVLIKKAAATANMQVGWLDEKIGKAIIAACDEVLDGKLVDQFVVDVFQAGAGTSFNMNVNEVLANRALELLGKTKGDYKSISPNDHVNMAQSTNDTYPTALHVSVLMALQPLLKALDELAAAFEELGKKNADVLKSGRTHLQDAVPVTVGQEFSAYASAIAHAAAELRRRQENLYMVALGGTATGTGANSHPKYKRLAVAELAKLSGFPLKPAANNFEALQSHRAAQTVSSGLKELALELIRIANDLRLLASGPTTGLNEITLPPVQPGSSIMPGKVNPVMAECLNMVAFQVVGCDAAVSLAVQAGQLELNVMTPAIAYNMLFSIQILSNYLPAFTERCVRGITVDEKRCEQYLEKNPSLATLLAPKIGYLEAAKIAKQAQAENRTVKEVALEKGLPKAELERIFSRKNLLNEQ
- the dcd gene encoding dCTP deaminase, encoding MVLSAVDLRKAIEQGSLVIDPLSKDTIRENGVDLRFSEEIVRLQPTDKVLDISAPCSEGLYVKEKVTDSFVLGKYEKVLVATLERVKLSNDFMAFCQLRSTFSRAGVSIPPTVVDAGFEGNLTIQISGGPFPVKIPTKTRFLHLVFAELKTPLVTGYEGKYKHDNGVAPPKKDR
- a CDS encoding YkgJ family cysteine cluster protein, which codes for MDFTYPANVCFECNGCALCCGDTDHKLRHILLLESEAEEISAATGQPIEDFCKDSNGTQPYIYEMKKFEGDCVFLKDHKCTIYELRPLICRFYPFTLKFDADKDTHVFTATSECPMIGQGTLMTHKDFEALYRLAKQRLP
- the pyrI gene encoding aspartate carbamoyltransferase regulatory subunit yields the protein MSEKELRVTKIKDGTVIDHIRGGYALDVVRILGITGQEKRVMTIAINVPSKRFGVKDIIKIEGMALSAQEVNRIALVAPHASINIIHDYAVVAKQEVELPKTIEGIIKCTNPCCVSNSGEPVSSKFHVKNEEPLSLKCHYCGVSIEKADVLKQL
- a CDS encoding RDD family protein; its protein translation is MAVNQDNVSKVLSVLSHPLRRDILLDLSNNGESSFTDLLNLLKVDTGKLSFHLRALSPFIEQTPSGKYKLSRAGESAVRVIHDVEGWAEAADVQGKASSLPLSSFRKRASAFLIDFALIFAITLAITLLPQLLSLSEISLGAEISTIIFITTGLLWLYSTLLEGFNGQSIGKRVIGLKVVRTDGKKMSYDHAAVRNFGKVLPLLPFDLLIGWRIKNQAFMRYFDKFAGTTVIDLRS
- a CDS encoding serine/threonine protein kinase, whose translation is MSSAEVAVKVFRELESEDFRVLHIIEAAMAKREFVPTEQIHKYSKVPLDRITYTLGKLNKLGLIYQTRGAYTGHTLNYAGYDCLAINALVKAGVISSFGHSLGVGKEADVYDALSPSGNRIAVKFHRLGRISFRQTRRKRGYIREHSTWLFQSHLAAEKEFQAMKLVYQHGVSVPEPLSHNRHVIAMGMIEGGELSKYKDIGEGEKVLREILQNVKKAYTEAHIIHADLSEYNIILQPDGHVLIIDWPQAVKTDHANAAELLERDLKNVLTVFSRKFNIELALKDAVAYVVGEAKRLPV
- a CDS encoding ribonucleoprotein, which encodes MSMMEPSKKPLNVLIKQLHGNIQVVLKSGYEYKGKMIKCDGHMNILLEGATECKEDQLMTNYGNVLLRGNNILYIILDANKH